In a genomic window of Mucilaginibacter sp. KACC 22063:
- a CDS encoding acyl-CoA thioesterase has product MFTYTTKLRVRYGETDQMGYMYYGNYAEFYEVGRVEMLRSLGMTYSSMEKAGIMMPVLEMKIKYLKPALYDEEISIKVIMDKMPGVKIHFRYELYNEAEVLINIGETLLVFVNMSTGRPCLPAEDFQEALKPYFQ; this is encoded by the coding sequence ATGTTTACTTATACTACTAAACTGCGGGTCCGTTATGGTGAAACGGACCAGATGGGCTATATGTATTACGGCAACTATGCTGAATTTTATGAGGTAGGCCGTGTAGAAATGCTTCGTAGCCTTGGCATGACCTATAGTTCTATGGAGAAAGCGGGCATTATGATGCCTGTGCTGGAAATGAAGATAAAGTACCTTAAACCAGCCCTGTATGACGAAGAGATCAGCATCAAAGTGATTATGGATAAAATGCCGGGCGTTAAAATTCATTTCCGTTATGAGCTTTATAATGAGGCTGAAGTATTGATCAACATTGGCGAAACATTACTGGTTTTTGTTAACATGTCTACAGGGCGCCCTTGCCTGCCTGCCGAGGATTTCCAGGAAGCATTGAAACCCTATTTTCAGTAA
- the mltG gene encoding endolytic transglycosylase MltG, protein MAENTSTGGTFKKFIIALVVIVIVALAATGLFYYLRYYGPNVTDKREYLYIHTGATFQDVYDSVRKDGIVKDTTTFMWAAHHMNYVNRVKPGRYKLTPGMSNRRLLNKLISGTQDPVSISFHNLRLKTQFAAFMGKQIEPDSAAIIHLLDSTQFIQQYGFNTDNVYVMFMPNTYQVYWNISAEKFFKKMNAAYEKFWTPERKQKAAAINLTPIQVSILASIVDAEALHDAEMPRIAGLYLNRINKGMKLEADPTVIFATGDFTIKRVLNKYLTNPSPYNTYVHTGLPPGPIMMPSVNAVNAVLNHETHNYLYMCAKEDFSGNHNFATNMADHLANARRFQQALNERNIKR, encoded by the coding sequence ATGGCTGAAAATACATCTACAGGAGGAACATTTAAAAAGTTTATTATCGCCCTTGTTGTAATTGTTATTGTAGCACTTGCAGCAACCGGCTTATTTTATTACCTGCGTTATTACGGGCCTAACGTTACCGATAAACGCGAGTATTTATACATACACACCGGTGCAACCTTTCAGGATGTTTATGACAGTGTACGAAAAGACGGCATTGTTAAAGACACCACCACTTTTATGTGGGCTGCACATCACATGAATTATGTAAACCGCGTAAAGCCGGGCCGCTACAAGCTTACACCGGGCATGAGCAACCGCCGGTTACTAAATAAACTGATCTCGGGTACGCAAGACCCGGTAAGTATCTCCTTCCACAACCTGCGCTTAAAAACACAGTTTGCGGCTTTTATGGGCAAACAGATTGAACCGGATTCGGCAGCGATTATCCATTTGCTTGATTCAACCCAGTTTATTCAGCAATATGGCTTTAACACAGATAATGTTTATGTGATGTTTATGCCAAACACTTATCAGGTTTATTGGAATATATCTGCAGAGAAATTCTTCAAAAAGATGAACGCTGCCTATGAAAAATTCTGGACACCAGAGCGCAAGCAGAAAGCAGCTGCCATTAACCTCACGCCTATCCAGGTATCTATACTGGCTTCAATTGTTGATGCCGAAGCACTGCATGATGCTGAAATGCCACGCATTGCCGGCTTATATCTTAACCGCATTAACAAAGGCATGAAACTGGAAGCCGACCCTACTGTGATTTTCGCTACCGGCGATTTTACGATTAAACGAGTTTTGAATAAATACCTTACTAATCCTTCACCGTATAATACTTATGTGCATACCGGTTTGCCTCCGGGGCCAATCATGATGCCATCTGTAAATGCTGTTAATGCGGTATTAAATCACGAAACACATAATTACCTGTATATGTGTGCAAAAGAAGATTTTTCGGGCAACCACAATTTCGCTACCAACATGGCCGATCACCTGGCTAATGCACGCCGTTTTCAGCAGGCATTAAACGAACGTAACATTAAAAGGTAA
- a CDS encoding rhodanese-like domain-containing protein, with the protein MSSSHNNNGQISAGEIITRLQNKEALNMLDVREPIEFHTHNIGGINIPVSQLATSIQQIDWAENDEIIVICSKGIRSETAKSILEQNGYHNVRNLKGGLLAIEKQHSISNG; encoded by the coding sequence ATGAGCAGCAGCCACAACAATAACGGACAGATCAGCGCCGGTGAAATAATAACACGTTTGCAAAACAAAGAGGCTTTAAATATGCTTGATGTACGCGAACCGATAGAGTTTCACACGCATAATATCGGCGGCATTAATATACCTGTTTCGCAGTTAGCAACCAGCATACAGCAAATAGACTGGGCTGAAAATGATGAGATCATAGTTATATGCAGTAAAGGCATTCGCAGCGAAACAGCAAAATCAATTTTAGAACAAAATGGTTATCATAACGTCAGAAACCTTAAAGGCGGTTTACTGGCAATAGAAAAACAACATTCCATATCCAATGGCTGA
- a CDS encoding PASTA domain-containing protein: MSKFWAYLKTNSFRNNFLAAIGSVVLILLIAYFSLGYYTRHGEGAPVPKLKGLSIERASDMLSQQGFKYQVDSVYVLDQAPGTVIEQDPDAGTNVKSGRTIYLTVVTRLAPNIALPDISQSTYREAIATLTNFGLKIGDTTYRSDIARDRILEIRFGGQVIKPGTKLPKGSKIDLVLGDGAGASEVNIPDLVNLDLDAAKFSIKGAGLTIGTITYQGAISDSTNLVVVSQFPAKTDSLSKTSIGTRINLTVSQGKKTDEQQPQQ; this comes from the coding sequence ATGAGCAAATTCTGGGCTTACTTAAAGACCAACAGTTTCCGAAATAATTTTCTTGCAGCAATTGGCAGTGTTGTACTTATTCTGCTTATCGCTTATTTCTCTTTAGGCTATTATACAAGGCATGGCGAAGGCGCACCTGTGCCTAAGTTAAAAGGCTTGTCCATTGAGCGTGCAAGCGATATGCTATCGCAGCAGGGTTTCAAATACCAGGTTGATTCTGTTTACGTGCTTGATCAGGCGCCTGGAACCGTTATAGAGCAAGACCCTGATGCAGGTACCAATGTGAAATCGGGCCGTACCATTTACTTAACCGTGGTTACCCGTTTGGCACCAAATATTGCCCTGCCTGATATCAGCCAAAGTACTTACCGCGAAGCTATAGCTACTTTAACCAATTTCGGCTTGAAAATTGGCGATACAACTTACCGGTCAGACATCGCCCGCGACCGTATATTAGAGATAAGATTTGGCGGACAAGTTATTAAACCAGGAACAAAGCTGCCTAAGGGATCGAAAATTGACCTTGTACTTGGCGATGGTGCAGGTGCAAGTGAAGTTAATATTCCGGATTTGGTAAACCTTGATTTGGATGCAGCAAAATTCTCTATCAAAGGTGCGGGTTTAACCATTGGTACTATTACTTATCAAGGTGCAATAAGCGATTCTACCAATCTTGTTGTTGTGTCTCAATTCCCGGCTAAAACCGATTCGCTGTCTAAAACAAGTATTGGTACACGCATTAATTTAACTGTTTCTCAAGGAAAGAAAACAGATGAGCAGCAGCCACAACAATAA
- a CDS encoding D-alanine--D-alanine ligase, giving the protein MPTKNIALVAGGYTGEYEVSLNSAANIARSLDPAKYTVYKILVNRDSWFYEADNGKVEVDKNDFSLTVDGKRITFDAAFITIHGTPGEDGKLQGYFDMLNIPYNTCDAATSALTMNKAYTKTIVHGIHNLHVAKSMQLHRKDGHDVATIAAALKFPLFIKPNNGGSSVGMSKVHNVAELPAALEKAFKEDSQILIEEFIKGREFSIGIARLDHQLKVLPATEIISSKEFFDYEAKYTPGVTKEVTPADLTSEQNERIAAIVSEVYLRLNCKGMARVDFILDGDTDDFYFIEINTTPGQSANSLIPQQVRAAGMDVGEFYSKLIESASTSA; this is encoded by the coding sequence ATGCCGACAAAAAATATTGCCTTAGTTGCTGGTGGTTATACCGGCGAATATGAAGTTTCTTTAAACAGCGCTGCAAATATTGCCCGCAGCCTTGACCCTGCAAAATATACTGTATATAAGATATTGGTTAACCGCGATAGTTGGTTTTATGAAGCAGATAACGGTAAAGTAGAAGTTGATAAAAACGATTTCAGTCTGACTGTTGATGGTAAAAGGATCACATTCGATGCTGCTTTTATTACCATACATGGCACGCCGGGAGAGGATGGTAAGTTGCAGGGTTACTTTGATATGCTGAACATCCCTTATAATACTTGTGATGCAGCAACATCTGCGCTTACTATGAACAAGGCCTATACCAAAACTATTGTTCATGGTATACATAACCTGCATGTGGCAAAATCAATGCAGCTGCACAGAAAAGACGGGCATGATGTTGCAACGATAGCGGCAGCGTTGAAGTTTCCATTATTTATTAAACCTAATAATGGCGGCAGTAGCGTAGGCATGAGTAAGGTGCATAACGTGGCCGAGTTGCCTGCTGCTTTAGAAAAAGCTTTTAAAGAAGATAGCCAGATACTGATAGAAGAATTTATTAAAGGGCGCGAGTTCAGTATTGGCATTGCCAGGCTCGATCATCAGTTAAAGGTACTCCCTGCTACCGAGATCATCAGCTCAAAGGAATTTTTTGATTACGAAGCTAAATATACGCCCGGAGTAACTAAAGAGGTAACACCTGCAGATCTTACAAGCGAGCAGAACGAGCGTATTGCAGCTATAGTAAGCGAAGTTTACCTGCGCCTTAACTGTAAAGGCATGGCTCGTGTTGATTTTATACTTGATGGAGACACAGATGATTTTTATTTCATCGAAATCAATACTACCCCCGGGCAATCTGCTAACAGCCTGATCCCGCAACAGGTAAGAGCTGCCGGAATGGATGTAGGTGAGTTTTACAGTAAGCTAATTGAAAGCGCTTCTACCAGTGCTTAA
- a CDS encoding acyl-CoA thioesterase: MSEKQYASFETEHRVRPDDIDMFQHVHSSKYMDYVMAARYEQMEVHYGMPMEKFMEQGFGWVVRAVHLNYKRALLLGDYFLVRTGIKTIDEKGCRVHFTITNKTTKKICCDGWFDYTMIDIKTGRALRIPADIVEHYENAI, translated from the coding sequence ATGAGCGAAAAGCAATACGCATCTTTTGAAACAGAACACCGGGTTAGGCCGGATGATATAGACATGTTTCAGCATGTACACAGCAGTAAATACATGGACTATGTAATGGCTGCACGCTATGAACAAATGGAAGTGCATTACGGCATGCCTATGGAAAAGTTTATGGAGCAGGGCTTTGGCTGGGTAGTGCGCGCCGTTCATTTAAATTATAAACGCGCCTTACTTTTGGGCGATTATTTCCTGGTACGTACAGGTATTAAAACTATTGACGAAAAGGGTTGCCGCGTACATTTTACCATTACCAATAAAACTACCAAAAAGATTTGCTGCGACGGCTGGTTCGATTATACCATGATAGATATAAAAACGGGGCGCGCTTTACGCATCCCCGCTGATATTGTTGAGCATTATGAAAATGCGATTTAA
- a CDS encoding serine hydrolase → MKLNYFTMLLSLLLVLFFTSTNAQQLSTSDSIDAFVQAKMQQRHIPALQVAVVRSGKIIKDTTFGIANLENNIKATDQTIFSINSITKAFTGIAIMQLAEEQKLKITDPVSLYIDNLPEAWRNITLQQILTHTSGLPDVLDAEEQVMGHNDEQEAMEKVKQLPIEFKPGEKFSYNQTGYVLLGQIITKLSGMHFTRFIEERQFKVAGMKLTRFGDSYDVIPKYAGAYTMTRQVGDRFVRNNTPGIAYMQFPVFFRTAAGIQSTATDMANWVIALKSGKLLKQKSSIDMLWTPAILNNGKIGGFNSLTNGYALGWPTVTREEHPAVGPVGGGRSALFVYLKDDLSIIVLTNLMQGNPDQFIDEIAGYYIADMHQANGFGLPKNIKILRFELLKKGFDKAIPVATMLKKKNPAYQLNENELNAWGYQLLSLKNPGAALSIFKLNVALYPNSDNAYDSLAETLETTDNPTEALVNYKKSLALNPQNKHAAERIKALDK, encoded by the coding sequence ATGAAACTTAATTACTTTACAATGCTACTATCCTTACTACTTGTTCTTTTTTTTACTTCTACTAATGCACAACAACTTTCGACATCCGATAGCATAGATGCGTTTGTACAGGCAAAAATGCAGCAACGTCATATCCCTGCTTTGCAAGTCGCAGTCGTTCGCAGCGGCAAAATTATAAAAGACACCACCTTTGGCATTGCCAATCTTGAGAATAACATAAAAGCTACTGATCAAACTATTTTCTCAATTAATTCCATCACTAAAGCATTCACTGGTATTGCCATTATGCAATTGGCGGAAGAACAAAAGCTGAAGATCACCGATCCGGTTTCACTTTATATTGATAACCTGCCAGAAGCCTGGAGAAATATCACCCTGCAACAGATATTAACGCATACCTCCGGCCTACCCGATGTATTAGATGCAGAAGAGCAGGTAATGGGACATAACGACGAGCAGGAAGCAATGGAAAAAGTAAAGCAGTTGCCCATTGAATTTAAACCAGGCGAAAAGTTTAGCTACAATCAAACAGGTTATGTGCTTTTAGGTCAAATCATTACCAAATTAAGTGGCATGCACTTCACTCGTTTTATTGAAGAGCGCCAGTTTAAAGTTGCCGGTATGAAACTGACCCGCTTTGGCGACTCGTACGATGTTATACCTAAGTATGCAGGTGCATATACCATGACCAGGCAAGTTGGCGACCGTTTTGTAAGAAACAACACACCCGGCATAGCCTATATGCAATTCCCGGTATTCTTCAGAACTGCAGCGGGCATACAATCTACAGCTACAGATATGGCCAACTGGGTGATTGCTCTGAAAAGCGGAAAGCTTTTAAAGCAAAAATCAAGTATTGATATGCTATGGACACCGGCCATACTTAACAACGGCAAAATTGGAGGATTTAATTCGTTAACTAACGGCTATGCTTTAGGCTGGCCAACTGTAACACGCGAAGAGCATCCGGCGGTTGGCCCGGTAGGTGGCGGCAGATCAGCGTTATTTGTGTATCTGAAAGATGATCTTTCCATTATTGTATTAACCAATTTAATGCAGGGCAACCCCGATCAGTTTATAGACGAAATTGCAGGCTATTACATTGCGGATATGCATCAGGCTAATGGTTTTGGGTTACCAAAAAACATCAAGATATTACGTTTCGAGCTTTTAAAGAAGGGCTTTGATAAAGCCATACCCGTAGCTACTATGCTAAAAAAGAAAAATCCGGCTTATCAGTTAAATGAGAATGAACTTAATGCATGGGGATACCAGCTTCTATCCCTGAAAAATCCAGGTGCAGCATTATCAATTTTTAAGCTAAATGTTGCTTTATATCCAAATAGCGATAATGCTTATGACAGCCTTGCTGAAACGCTGGAAACGACAGATAACCCAACAGAGGCATTGGTAAACTATAAGAAATCGTTAGCATTAAACCCGCAAAATAAGCACGCAGCAGAGCGCATTAAAGCACTTGATAAATAA
- a CDS encoding NifU family protein: protein MNINVYTESTPNPATMKFIVNKLLINGSVDFPTKESAEHSPFAKELYKFSFVNGVFFASNFVTVTKTEGTEWNDIEAILKEFVKGAVESELKIQEAAQEDSPNFEGTEAEVKIQQILHDYVRPAVEQDGGAISYKSFNEGVVTVELRGSCSGCPSSTITLKAGIENLLKRMVPEVQEVVSEAL from the coding sequence ATGAATATCAACGTATATACCGAAAGCACTCCGAACCCAGCAACGATGAAATTCATCGTTAACAAATTGCTGATCAATGGCAGCGTGGACTTCCCTACAAAGGAAAGTGCTGAACATTCGCCTTTTGCAAAAGAGCTTTACAAATTTTCTTTTGTTAATGGTGTTTTCTTTGCCAGCAACTTTGTAACTGTTACCAAAACAGAAGGCACCGAGTGGAATGATATTGAAGCGATACTTAAGGAGTTTGTAAAAGGGGCGGTTGAATCTGAGCTTAAAATACAGGAAGCAGCACAAGAAGACAGCCCTAACTTTGAAGGCACAGAAGCTGAAGTGAAAATCCAGCAAATTCTGCATGATTACGTTCGCCCTGCCGTAGAGCAAGATGGCGGCGCGATCAGTTATAAATCATTTAACGAAGGTGTGGTTACTGTTGAGCTTCGTGGTTCATGCAGTGGTTGCCCATCATCAACCATTACACTTAAAGCAGGTATCGAAAACCTGTTAAAACGTATGGTTCCTGAAGTACAAGAAGTTGTATCAGAAGCATTATAA
- the purB gene encoding adenylosuccinate lyase, whose translation MDLTALSAISPVDGRYRNTTNKLAAYFSEYALIKYRVLVEIEYFIALGQFQLPQLPVLDVSLKEKLQAIYKNFSQADAQVIKDIEKTTNHDVKAVEYFIKQKFDELGLSAHKEFIHFGLTSQDINNTAIPLSFKDALAEVYYPAFDELLTILKQYASDWKNIPMLAHTHGQPASPTRLGKEIEVFIERLEKQVELLKQIPFSAKFGGATGNFNAHHIAYPTYDWKAFGNQFVNEVLGLSRSQYTTQIEHYDNFAAQCDALKRINNIILDLDRDMWTYISMNYFKQKIKAGEIGSSAMPHKVNPIDFENSEGNVGIANALFEHLAAKLPVSRLQRDLTDSTVLRNVGVPVAHTLIAIKSTIKGLNKLLLNEAALSADLEDNWAVVAEAIQTILRREAYPNPYEALKELTRTNQGVNAATIASFVDTLNVSDDVRAELKKITPSNYTGI comes from the coding sequence ATGGATTTAACTGCTTTATCTGCTATATCACCTGTAGACGGACGTTACCGTAACACAACTAATAAACTGGCTGCTTATTTCTCTGAATATGCTTTAATAAAGTATCGCGTGCTGGTAGAAATAGAATACTTTATTGCTTTAGGGCAATTTCAGTTACCGCAACTACCTGTTTTAGATGTTAGCCTAAAAGAAAAGTTACAAGCCATTTATAAAAACTTCAGCCAAGCCGATGCGCAGGTAATTAAAGACATTGAGAAAACCACCAACCATGACGTTAAAGCGGTTGAATATTTCATCAAGCAAAAATTTGACGAGCTTGGCCTTTCTGCACACAAAGAGTTTATTCACTTCGGGCTTACCTCACAGGATATTAATAATACAGCTATTCCATTAAGCTTTAAAGATGCCTTAGCTGAAGTTTATTATCCTGCCTTTGATGAGTTGCTTACAATCCTGAAGCAATACGCATCAGACTGGAAAAACATACCAATGCTGGCACATACGCATGGCCAGCCAGCTTCACCCACCCGTTTAGGCAAGGAGATCGAGGTGTTTATTGAGCGACTGGAAAAACAGGTTGAGTTATTAAAGCAGATCCCGTTCTCTGCAAAATTTGGCGGTGCAACCGGCAACTTTAATGCACACCACATTGCTTACCCTACTTACGACTGGAAAGCCTTTGGAAACCAGTTTGTAAATGAAGTATTAGGCTTAAGCCGTTCGCAGTATACTACACAGATTGAGCATTACGATAATTTTGCCGCTCAATGTGATGCATTAAAACGCATTAACAATATCATTCTTGATCTGGATCGTGATATGTGGACCTACATATCTATGAATTACTTCAAGCAAAAGATAAAAGCGGGCGAGATCGGTTCATCGGCTATGCCGCATAAGGTAAATCCTATTGATTTTGAAAACTCGGAAGGTAATGTAGGTATTGCAAACGCATTGTTTGAGCATCTTGCAGCCAAGCTACCGGTTTCAAGATTACAGCGCGATTTAACGGATTCTACGGTATTACGTAATGTTGGTGTGCCTGTAGCGCATACGCTTATTGCAATTAAGTCAACCATTAAAGGCTTAAATAAACTGCTTTTAAATGAAGCCGCTTTAAGTGCGGACCTGGAAGATAACTGGGCTGTTGTTGCTGAAGCTATACAAACCATTTTGCGCAGAGAAGCTTATCCAAATCCTTACGAAGCACTTAAAGAACTTACCCGTACCAACCAGGGTGTTAATGCGGCTACCATTGCAAGCTTTGTTGATACGCTAAATGTAAGTGACGATGTACGGGCTGAACTTAAAAAAATCACACCTTCAAATTATACAGGGATATAA
- a CDS encoding TetR/AcrR family transcriptional regulator — translation MEHSERIMAGASELFLRAGIKSVTMDDIARHLGMSKKTIYQHFGDKNELVLALVEQRIKEDEKQMREIVSTEDNVIRQMLDMMKCSEDIVSKMNPILIHDLQKYHPESWKLIQNFKEDNIVSIMECLLNKGIEQGYIRPEIDVRIIARMRLSQVETGFDNTLFPVSEFNPWKVQQQFLEHFNYGVCTMEGYKLLKEYQNLNHSVHI, via the coding sequence ATGGAACATAGTGAAAGGATAATGGCTGGTGCGTCTGAACTTTTTTTGAGGGCGGGCATAAAAAGCGTTACAATGGATGACATTGCCAGGCACTTGGGCATGTCAAAAAAAACCATTTACCAGCACTTTGGCGATAAAAACGAACTGGTATTAGCTTTGGTTGAGCAGCGTATAAAAGAGGATGAAAAGCAGATGCGCGAAATAGTCAGCACTGAGGATAATGTGATAAGGCAGATGCTGGATATGATGAAGTGTTCGGAAGATATCGTATCTAAAATGAACCCTATTCTGATACATGATTTGCAGAAGTATCATCCGGAATCCTGGAAACTGATACAAAATTTTAAAGAAGATAATATTGTAAGCATAATGGAATGCCTGCTTAATAAAGGAATAGAGCAGGGTTATATCAGGCCTGAAATTGATGTGAGGATAATAGCGAGGATGCGTCTTTCGCAGGTAGAGACTGGCTTTGATAATACATTATTTCCTGTATCGGAATTTAACCCCTGGAAGGTACAGCAACAATTTTTAGAGCATTTTAATTATGGCGTTTGTACCATGGAAGGTTACAAGCTGCTTAAAGAATATCAAAACTTAAATCACTCAGTACATATATAA
- a CDS encoding TolC family protein produces the protein MKHLFKTGLLLCITAIKGFAQQAPASSQTYNFTLADCINYAYEHQDSVKNAQLDVKSAEYKVKETTGIGLPQINGSASLLDYVKIPTTLLPGEFFGAPGTFIPVKFGVKYQSSLGLDLSQIIFDGSYLVGLKASKTYKELSQRNYTRSRIEANMQVTKAYYQVLVSNERIKLLDANIKQLKEQVDQTTAQNKQGFVEKIDVDRITVQYNDLVTTRENTIRLLALNYQMLKFQMGMPIDAELLLKDRLEDINLDESTAAVASDSTAYKNRIEYNLIQTQLELNKLDLKRYQSKYLPSLAGVANYTSSYQDNKFNTLYSMQFPSSYIGLRLTLPIFTGFQRSNQVKEAKIVVQKTQNDIENLKNGLNLQANAARITYLNGLQSLNNQRKSQEVAAEVLRVTRIKYQQGVGSSIEVTQAETALVQANDKYIQGLYDALISKVDLDRAYGKLQ, from the coding sequence ATGAAGCATTTATTTAAAACAGGTTTATTGTTATGCATAACCGCGATAAAAGGTTTTGCACAGCAGGCACCTGCAAGTAGCCAGACTTACAACTTTACACTGGCCGACTGCATCAACTATGCTTATGAGCACCAGGATAGTGTGAAGAATGCACAGCTTGATGTAAAAAGCGCAGAGTATAAAGTTAAGGAGACAACAGGCATCGGCTTGCCGCAAATTAACGGATCGGCATCATTGCTGGATTATGTTAAAATCCCAACCACGTTATTGCCGGGCGAATTTTTTGGTGCTCCTGGTACATTTATACCGGTTAAATTCGGTGTAAAATACCAGTCGTCTTTAGGGCTTGACCTTAGCCAGATCATTTTCGATGGCAGCTATTTGGTTGGTTTAAAGGCATCTAAAACTTATAAGGAGCTTTCGCAGCGCAATTACACACGCAGCAGGATAGAGGCTAATATGCAGGTAACTAAAGCTTATTATCAGGTATTGGTAAGTAATGAGCGTATTAAATTACTGGATGCCAACATCAAACAGCTGAAAGAGCAGGTTGACCAGACTACAGCTCAAAACAAACAGGGCTTTGTAGAGAAGATTGATGTCGACCGCATCACCGTTCAGTACAATGACTTGGTGACTACACGCGAAAACACCATCCGTTTACTGGCACTTAATTACCAGATGCTAAAGTTTCAAATGGGTATGCCAATAGATGCGGAATTATTGCTGAAAGACCGCCTGGAAGATATCAATCTTGATGAAAGCACTGCAGCAGTAGCATCTGACAGTACAGCTTATAAAAACCGTATCGAGTACAACCTCATCCAAACCCAGCTTGAACTGAATAAGCTTGACCTGAAACGTTACCAGTCTAAATACCTACCATCATTAGCTGGTGTTGCTAACTATACATCCTCATACCAGGATAATAAATTCAATACCTTGTATTCGATGCAGTTTCCGTCGAGCTATATTGGCTTGCGTTTAACGCTGCCGATTTTCACAGGTTTCCAGCGCAGCAACCAGGTTAAAGAAGCCAAAATTGTGGTTCAGAAAACGCAGAATGATATTGAGAACCTTAAAAACGGACTTAATCTGCAAGCTAATGCGGCACGCATTACTTACTTAAATGGTTTGCAAAGCTTAAACAACCAGCGTAAAAGCCAGGAAGTAGCGGCCGAAGTATTGCGCGTTACCCGTATTAAATACCAACAGGGAGTTGGATCAAGCATTGAGGTTACGCAGGCAGAAACAGCACTTGTGCAGGCAAACGACAAATACATACAGGGATTATATGATGCGCTGATCAGCAAAGTTGATCTTGACAGGGCATACGGAAAATTACAATAA
- a CDS encoding efflux RND transporter periplasmic adaptor subunit — translation MKKLLYTTAALIALSACNNKPKDPKAELASLKKQQSEINAKIAALEQKTGGQDSSKVTDVSVVEVKQGSFTNYVQLQGSIYAQDNVTAYPQSPGTITKINVKVGQHVSKGQILAQLDDNVLRQNIAQAATQVSLNSTLYQRQKNLWDQKIGTEVQFLQTKTQYEASQKQLAALKQQAAMYTIKAPINGTVDQMDLKLGQVAQPGQTGIVIVNADNLKVKANAPESYSGRINQGDNVLVVLPDAADSLTAKLSFAAKVIDPASRSFAIEVKLPSRKTLRPNMTAVLKIADYTNKNAIVVPYKAIQRSEQGDYVFVDNNGVAAKKVVKIGRTYGGSAEILSGIAAGDKLITEGATEIEDGDRVKAVSDNN, via the coding sequence ATGAAAAAACTATTATACACCACAGCGGCTCTGATTGCACTTTCTGCCTGCAACAACAAGCCGAAAGACCCAAAAGCAGAACTGGCCAGCCTTAAAAAGCAGCAATCTGAAATCAATGCTAAAATTGCTGCGCTTGAACAAAAAACAGGCGGGCAGGATTCGTCAAAAGTTACTGATGTAAGCGTAGTTGAGGTTAAGCAAGGCAGCTTTACAAATTATGTGCAGTTGCAGGGCAGCATTTACGCACAGGATAACGTAACAGCTTATCCGCAATCGCCGGGTACTATCACTAAAATTAATGTAAAAGTAGGGCAGCATGTAAGCAAAGGACAAATTTTAGCCCAGCTTGATGATAATGTGTTACGCCAGAACATTGCTCAGGCAGCTACACAGGTATCGCTGAACAGTACGCTTTACCAGCGCCAAAAAAATCTTTGGGATCAAAAAATTGGTACGGAAGTGCAATTCCTTCAAACCAAGACTCAATACGAGGCAAGTCAGAAACAATTAGCTGCTTTAAAGCAACAGGCTGCTATGTATACTATTAAGGCACCGATAAATGGCACAGTTGATCAAATGGATCTTAAACTTGGCCAGGTTGCACAACCGGGACAAACAGGTATTGTAATTGTAAATGCAGATAACCTGAAGGTGAAGGCAAATGCTCCTGAATCTTATTCAGGCCGTATTAACCAAGGCGATAACGTATTGGTTGTATTGCCCGATGCTGCCGATTCGCTTACAGCTAAATTAAGCTTTGCCGCTAAGGTAATTGACCCTGCTTCGCGCAGCTTTGCTATTGAAGTTAAACTGCCTTCACGCAAAACGCTTCGCCCTAACATGACTGCAGTTTTAAAAATCGCTGATTACACCAATAAAAATGCAATTGTAGTGCCTTACAAAGCTATCCAGCGTTCGGAGCAAGGCGACTATGTGTTTGTTGATAACAACGGAGTAGCAGCTAAAAAGGTAGTCAAGATAGGTAGGACTTATGGTGGCAGTGCCGAAATACTTTCGGGTATTGCAGCGGGGGATAAACTGATCACCGAAGGTGCTACCGAAATTGAAGACGGCGACAGAGTAAAAGCCGTTTCAGATAATAATTGA